In Carassius gibelio isolate Cgi1373 ecotype wild population from Czech Republic chromosome B19, carGib1.2-hapl.c, whole genome shotgun sequence, one DNA window encodes the following:
- the LOC127978676 gene encoding semaphorin-6D isoform X2, with protein MIDRAWWDSVVMAMVSLAWLLPAIAVATPFPIDLQPISVERLEDSQQSPSFQGLVFNNDSERLGLNYQRMIRIQHMLYIAARDHIYVVNLTTAVHKIIPQQILTWRSSNLEMCAIRARNSDECYNYIKVLVRRDNETLFVCGTNALKPVCRNYRLSSLEQVGQELWGQGLCPFQSGHSSVGLFAGGHFYSATVADFQASDALIYRSWGTDELPLLRTVRHDPKWLREPDFVHAVEHGQYVYVFFSETAVEHTGAGRVVYSRVARVCKNDKGGSRRVLHGQWTSFVKARLDCSVPGDTFFYLYVLQSLTSVLQINQRPAVLGVFTTQNNSIPGSAVCGFYLDDIDQVFKGKFKEQKKSDAVWTTVPEEHVPKPRPGSCAPEGSAYFHHPDSMLSFIEKHPLMDETVSSINSQPLITSRYRLTQIVVDTAAGPHQNSSVVFLGSEDGRVLKILISSRENSSRLLEDISMFNHTQCPGERRVLGLELDQEHHALFVAFSSCIIRVPLRSTHQLQELQSGSRTPEKR; from the exons ATGATTGACAGGGCATGGTGGGACTCTGTCGTCATGGCGATGGTCTCTTTAGCCTGGCTCCTCCCAGCCATCGCTGTGGCCACGCCCTTCCCCATCGACCTGCAGCCAATCAGTGTGGAGCGTCTGGAGG ATTCCCAGCAGTCTCCCAGTTTCCAGGGTCTGGTGTTTAATAATGACTCGGAGCGTCTGGGTCTGAACTATCAGCGCATGATCCGGATTCAGCACATGCTGTACATCGCTGCCAG AGACCATATATATGTTGTCAATCTCACTACTGCAGTCCATAAGATCATCCCACAGCAG ATCCTGACGTGGAGATCTTCAAACCTGGAGATGTGTGCCATACGAGCAAGAAACAGC GATGAATGCTATAACTACATCAAGGTTCTTGTGCGGCGTGACAACGAGactctgtttgtgtgtggaaCGAACGCTCTGAAGCCGGTCTGCAGGAACTACAGA TTGAGTTCGCTGGAGCAGGTCGGTCAGGAGCTGTGGGGTCAGGGCCTGTGTCCCTTCCAGTCTGGCCACTCCAGCGTGGGACTGTTTGCAG GTGGTCATTTCTATTCGGCCACAGTGGCGGACTTCCAGGCGAGTGACGCTTTGATCTACAGGAGTTGGGGAACAGACGAGCTCCCCCTTCTGCGCACCGTCAGACACGACCCCAAATGGCTCAGAG AGCCTGACTTCGTGCATGCTGTGGAGCACGGCCAGTACGTGTATGTGTTCTTCAGTGAGACGGCGGTGGAGCACACGGGCGCTGGGAGG GTGGTGTATTCCCGTGTGGCACGTGTGTGTAAGAACGACAAGGGCGGCTCCAGAAGGGTGTTGCATGGTCAGTGGACGTCGTTTGTGAAGGCACGTCTGGACTGCTCTGTTCCTGGAGACACCTTCTTCTACTTGTACGTGCTGCAGTCTCTCACCAGTGTGCTGCAGATCAACCAGCGGCCCGCTGTGCTCGGGGTCTTCACCACACAGAACAACAG CATTCCCGGCTCAGCGGTGTGCGGGTTTTATCTGGATGACATCGATCAAGTGTTTAAGGGGAAGTTTAAGGAGCAGAAGAAGAGTGATGCAGTGTGGACAACGGTGCCTGAGGAACACGTGCCCAAACCACg tccaGGTTCATGTGCACCTGAAGGTTCAGCCTATTTCCATCATCCAGACTCTATGCTTTCATTCATTGAGAAACATCCACTGATGGACGAGACTGTGTCATCAATCAACAGCCAACCGCTGATCACCAGCAG GTATAGGCTGACTCAGATAGTGGTGGATACAGCGGCTGGTCCTCATCAGAACAGCAGTGTTGTGTTTCTGGGCTCTGAAGACGGCCGTGTGCTGAAGATCCTGATCAGCTCGCGAGAGAACAGCTCCAGACTGCTGGAGGACATCAGCATGTTCAACCACACACA GTGTCCCGGAGAGCGGAGGGTGTTGGGTCTGGAGCTGGATCAGGAGCATCACGCTCTGTTTGTGGCGTTCTCCAGCTGCATCATCAGAGTTCCTCTGCGCTCGACACACCAGCTGCAGGAG
- the LOC127978676 gene encoding semaphorin-6D isoform X1 translates to MIDRAWWDSVVMAMVSLAWLLPAIAVATPFPIDLQPISVERLEDSQQSPSFQGLVFNNDSERLGLNYQRMIRIQHMLYIAARDHIYVVNLTTAVHKIIPQQILTWRSSNLEMCAIRARNSDECYNYIKVLVRRDNETLFVCGTNALKPVCRNYRLSSLEQVGQELWGQGLCPFQSGHSSVGLFAGGHFYSATVADFQASDALIYRSWGTDELPLLRTVRHDPKWLREPDFVHAVEHGQYVYVFFSETAVEHTGAGRVVYSRVARVCKNDKGGSRRVLHGQWTSFVKARLDCSVPGDTFFYLYVLQSLTSVLQINQRPAVLGVFTTQNNSIPGSAVCGFYLDDIDQVFKGKFKEQKKSDAVWTTVPEEHVPKPRPGSCAPEGSAYFHHPDSMLSFIEKHPLMDETVSSINSQPLITSRYRLTQIVVDTAAGPHQNSSVVFLGSEDGRVLKILISSRENSSRLLEDISMFNHTQCPGERRVLGLELDQEHHALFVAFSSCIIRVPLRSTHQLQELQSGSRTPEKR, encoded by the exons ATGATTGACAGGGCATGGTGGGACTCTGTCGTCATGGCGATGGTCTCTTTAGCCTGGCTCCTCCCAGCCATCGCTGTGGCCACGCCCTTCCCCATCGACCTGCAGCCAATCAGTGTGGAGCGTCTGGAGG ATTCCCAGCAGTCTCCCAGTTTCCAGGGTCTGGTGTTTAATAATGACTCGGAGCGTCTGGGTCTGAACTATCAGCGCATGATCCGGATTCAGCACATGCTGTACATCGCTGCCAG AGACCATATATATGTTGTCAATCTCACTACTGCAGTCCATAAGATCATCCCACAGCAG ATCCTGACGTGGAGATCTTCAAACCTGGAGATGTGTGCCATACGAGCAAGAAACAGC GATGAATGCTATAACTACATCAAGGTTCTTGTGCGGCGTGACAACGAGactctgtttgtgtgtggaaCGAACGCTCTGAAGCCGGTCTGCAGGAACTACAGA TTGAGTTCGCTGGAGCAGGTCGGTCAGGAGCTGTGGGGTCAGGGCCTGTGTCCCTTCCAGTCTGGCCACTCCAGCGTGGGACTGTTTGCAG GTGGTCATTTCTATTCGGCCACAGTGGCGGACTTCCAGGCGAGTGACGCTTTGATCTACAGGAGTTGGGGAACAGACGAGCTCCCCCTTCTGCGCACCGTCAGACACGACCCCAAATGGCTCAGAG AGCCTGACTTCGTGCATGCTGTGGAGCACGGCCAGTACGTGTATGTGTTCTTCAGTGAGACGGCGGTGGAGCACACGGGCGCTGGGAGG GTGGTGTATTCCCGTGTGGCACGTGTGTGTAAGAACGACAAGGGCGGCTCCAGAAGGGTGTTGCATGGTCAGTGGACGTCGTTTGTGAAGGCACGTCTGGACTGCTCTGTTCCTGGAGACACCTTCTTCTACTTGTACGTGCTGCAGTCTCTCACCAGTGTGCTGCAGATCAACCAGCGGCCCGCTGTGCTCGGGGTCTTCACCACACAGAACAACAG CATTCCCGGCTCAGCGGTGTGCGGGTTTTATCTGGATGACATCGATCAAGTGTTTAAGGGGAAGTTTAAGGAGCAGAAGAAGAGTGATGCAGTGTGGACAACGGTGCCTGAGGAACACGTGCCCAAACCACg tccaGGTTCATGTGCACCTGAAGGTTCAGCCTATTTCCATCATCCAGACTCTATGCTTTCATTCATTGAGAAACATCCACTGATGGACGAGACTGTGTCATCAATCAACAGCCAACCGCTGATCACCAGCAG GTATAGGCTGACTCAGATAGTGGTGGATACAGCGGCTGGTCCTCATCAGAACAGCAGTGTTGTGTTTCTGGGCTCTGAAGACGGCCGTGTGCTGAAGATCCTGATCAGCTCGCGAGAGAACAGCTCCAGACTGCTGGAGGACATCAGCATGTTCAACCACACACA GTGTCCCGGAGAGCGGAGGGTGTTGGGTCTGGAGCTGGATCAGGAGCATCACGCTCTGTTTGTGGCGTTCTCCAGCTGCATCATCAGAGTTCCTCTGCGCTCGACACACCAGCTGCAGGAG ctccagtctggatccagaacacctgagaagagatga
- the LOC127978694 gene encoding tumor necrosis factor, alpha-induced protein 8-like protein 2 A, with protein sequence MEAFSSKDMAMKAQKKILSHMASKSVAHMFIDDNSGEVLDELYRVSKEHSGNRTEAQKVVKNMIKIAVKVGVLFKHDKFSAEELSVAQDFRKKLHSGAMTAISFQEVEFTFDKNVMMELLSECRDLLLKLVEKHLTPKSLDRIRHVFNHYSDPELLTHLYDPHGTLWPNLSKICTGLNRMIEEGKL encoded by the exons ATGGAGGCGTTCAGCTCGAAGGACATGGCCATGAAGGCCCAGAAGAAGATCCTCAGTCACATGGCCAGTAAGTCCGTGGCTCATATGTTCATCGATGACAACAGCGGCGAGGTTCTGGACGAGCTGTACCGCGTCTCCAAAGAGCACTCGGGGAACCGCACTGAGGCCCAGAAGGTGGTGAAGAACATGATCAAGATCGCCGTGAAGGTGGGGGTTCTGTTCAAACATGACAAGTTCAGCGCGGAGGAGCTGAGTGTGGCACAGGACTTCAGGAAAAAACTCCACAGCGGAGCCATGACGGCCATCAGCTTCCAGGAG GTGGAGTTCACCTTTGATAAGAACGTGATGATGGAGCTGCTGTCCGAGTGTCGTGATTTACTGCTGAAGCTGGTGGAGAAGCACCTGACGCCCAAATCTCTGGACCGCATCAGACACGTGTTCAACCATTACTCGGACCCGGAGCTCCTCACACACCTGTACGACCCTCATGGCACGCTGTGGCCCAACCTCAGCAAGATCTGCACGGGTCTGAACCGCATGATAGAAGAGGGCAAGCTCTGA